From a single Francisella halioticida genomic region:
- a CDS encoding MFS transporter — MNLHLRNILIPVLIVTIIVDIMGVGLVFPIMPSLFFGKACIIFGDPGGNFQNWYYSIALACWPLGLLIGCPIIGELSDKYGRKVILIVSLLTTCISYILSAYAIYSHDYLLFIASRFISGLAGGSFEIAQAAVIDISSEQERSKNLGYITMAASLGFVAGPIVISFVSSMSINHIIPFIFAAVLSFINIIFITIIMKKDLPKNPGLVIELGTIYKTISFLLSDKRIRLIGVVYLLIQCAWGFYGQGVALFLNLTYHYSISLTGLFYAVMGLSTVIASITIQPKIFAKSSNQVAFVRSAVICGIGFAFVAILTNQSAQWLLAVILSAAQLICYTALLSMISRAVTDKEQGKAMGAAGAGFGLAWFLNDIMMGHLSAISPSSPILFGSIMYFIAAIIFVFSIKILREKVQ; from the coding sequence ATGAATCTTCACTTAAGGAATATTTTAATTCCTGTACTTATTGTAACGATTATCGTGGATATTATGGGAGTTGGGTTAGTTTTCCCAATAATGCCGTCATTATTCTTTGGTAAAGCATGTATTATATTTGGTGATCCTGGAGGAAATTTTCAAAATTGGTATTATTCAATAGCTTTAGCATGTTGGCCTTTGGGGTTGTTGATAGGCTGTCCAATCATAGGGGAACTATCAGATAAGTATGGTCGAAAGGTTATATTAATTGTTTCACTATTAACAACATGTATTTCATATATATTATCTGCATATGCAATATACTCTCATGATTATTTATTATTCATTGCGAGTAGATTTATTAGTGGTTTAGCGGGTGGGTCTTTTGAGATTGCTCAAGCAGCAGTTATTGATATATCTTCAGAGCAAGAAAGATCAAAGAATCTAGGGTATATAACAATGGCAGCATCATTGGGATTTGTAGCTGGGCCTATAGTGATTAGTTTTGTTTCATCTATGAGTATTAATCATATAATACCATTCATATTTGCTGCGGTATTATCTTTTATTAATATTATATTTATTACAATAATTATGAAAAAAGATTTACCTAAGAACCCTGGCTTAGTAATAGAGCTAGGAACAATATATAAGACTATATCGTTCTTATTATCAGATAAAAGAATTAGACTGATAGGGGTTGTTTATTTACTTATACAATGTGCCTGGGGATTTTATGGTCAAGGTGTGGCATTATTCTTAAACTTAACCTATCATTATAGTATATCCCTAACAGGTCTTTTCTATGCTGTTATGGGGTTATCTACAGTTATTGCAAGTATAACAATTCAACCTAAAATTTTTGCTAAATCATCAAACCAAGTTGCTTTTGTTCGATCAGCGGTTATTTGTGGTATAGGTTTTGCATTTGTTGCTATCTTAACTAATCAATCAGCCCAATGGCTATTAGCAGTGATTTTATCTGCAGCCCAATTAATTTGTTATACAGCTCTGCTATCCATGATATCTAGGGCTGTTACTGATAAAGAACAGGGTAAAGCAATGGGTGCTGCAGGTGCAGGATTTGGGTTAGCTTGGTTCTTAAATGATATTATGATGGGGCATTTATCAGCAATATCTCCATCATCACCTATTTTATTTGGCTCTATTATGTACTTTATTGCAGCGATTATTTTCGTATTTTCTATTAAAATCTTGCGTGAAAAGGTACAATAA
- the mpl gene encoding UDP-N-acetylmuramate:L-alanyl-gamma-D-glutamyl-meso-diaminopimelate ligase, whose protein sequence is MSKHIHILGICGTFMGSLAVLAKQNGYKITGSDANVYPPMSTYIESQGVEIIQGFDCSQLDINPDEIIIGNIMTRGMPIIEKILEEKLNYFSGPEWLYQNILKYKKVIAIAGTHGKTTTTTMAIKILEQAGLNPSFLVGGVSSDFRVSSRYTESEYFVIEADEYDTAFFDKRSKLIHYDPSILVINNVEYDHADIFKDIDAIYWQFHQLIRKMPANANIIYNATDKNVKNIIDMGCWSNTTKINSTKNIFISESLPDFSEFKLSNNQQYVDISWELIGEHNALNAMSAYAVAKKLNISDENIKKALGSFKGVKRRLEVLSDKNNITLYDDFAHHPTSIRLTIEAVRNKDTKTYILALIDPRSNTMRQGDNKDNLPMAIVDADQVLLYNHSLLKWDAKKLLKDSNNVSFMSSIEDFIRNIKSLIIEHQDNNIQIVMMSNGSFDGLREKLVELLEA, encoded by the coding sequence ATGTCAAAACATATTCATATCTTAGGCATCTGCGGAACTTTTATGGGATCTCTAGCAGTCTTAGCAAAACAAAATGGTTATAAAATTACTGGCTCTGATGCTAATGTGTACCCTCCAATGAGTACTTATATTGAATCTCAAGGAGTTGAAATAATACAAGGGTTTGATTGTTCACAGTTAGACATAAATCCAGATGAGATTATTATTGGTAATATTATGACAAGAGGAATGCCAATAATAGAGAAGATCTTAGAAGAAAAACTAAATTATTTTTCAGGGCCGGAATGGTTATATCAAAATATTCTTAAATATAAGAAGGTTATTGCAATAGCGGGAACGCATGGGAAAACTACAACTACAACAATGGCTATTAAGATACTTGAGCAAGCAGGTTTAAATCCTAGTTTTCTGGTTGGCGGTGTGAGTAGCGATTTTAGGGTTTCATCGCGTTATACAGAATCTGAATATTTTGTTATTGAGGCAGATGAGTATGATACAGCTTTTTTTGATAAACGCTCAAAGTTAATTCACTATGATCCAAGTATTTTGGTTATAAATAATGTTGAGTATGATCATGCTGATATTTTTAAGGATATAGATGCCATATACTGGCAATTTCATCAACTTATTAGAAAAATGCCAGCTAATGCCAATATTATTTATAATGCTACAGATAAGAATGTGAAAAATATAATAGATATGGGGTGTTGGTCAAACACTACAAAAATTAACTCAACTAAAAATATTTTTATTAGTGAGAGTTTGCCAGATTTTTCAGAATTTAAACTGAGTAATAATCAGCAATATGTAGATATCTCATGGGAATTAATCGGTGAGCATAATGCCTTAAATGCTATGAGTGCTTATGCTGTAGCAAAAAAGCTTAATATTTCAGATGAGAATATTAAAAAAGCTTTAGGGAGCTTTAAAGGTGTCAAAAGGCGTTTAGAGGTTTTATCTGATAAGAATAATATTACTCTATATGATGATTTTGCTCATCATCCGACATCTATAAGGTTGACTATAGAGGCTGTACGTAATAAAGATACAAAAACATATATTTTAGCTTTAATTGATCCTCGTTCAAACACCATGAGACAAGGTGATAACAAAGATAATCTACCTATGGCTATTGTTGATGCTGATCAGGTACTTTTATATAATCATAGTTTATTAAAATGGGATGCTAAAAAACTACTAAAAGACTCTAATAATGTTAGTTTTATGAGCAGTATAGAAGATTTTATTAGAAATATTAAAAGCTTAATTATTGAGCATCAAGATAATAATATTCAAATTGTTATGATGAGTAATGGTTCGTTTGATGGCTTAAGAGAAAAGCTAGTTGAGCTTCTGGAGGCATAA
- a CDS encoding peptide MFS transporter, translated as MIEANIDSKDLREEKKVLAIASLAEFAERYGYYIIQSLLIFYLIDKFQISQSLSVSLVGTTLAMVYISAILGEFIAEKYLGYYRAGLLGSFFMVGGFFILAVSSSQTILYLGLSFISVSTGLIKSNMSAFIGRFYDKSTLNDSKRDFGFNIFYMGINLGSFGALFIASWLKDNYGFGAPFYSSMAVSIFMLCLLLLGFKFLGKHIIDFKLNISIVMKVTVFLVGYIMILFYIFKQPLIANFSIIIALVASIAILIISVKHSNLKKVVVAGIFFLLSIIYWGLYFQIFISVLLFTQYAVDNSLLNPSQFLSVESLSVLVFASILGKFWISLDKKGKKVEDVDKFNIAFVFIVVTFLIVLVSILASSQGAKVAAYGIILGYIVLGISELSLSAIGLSMITKITPKGFVALYMGIWLVTLGVGGKLGGFIASFFYIPENNLTLAKANMCDGLDTFIVLAVLTSLSILLLRKFVNKNV; from the coding sequence ATGATAGAAGCAAACATTGATTCAAAAGATCTTAGAGAAGAAAAAAAAGTTTTAGCAATAGCATCATTAGCAGAGTTTGCTGAAAGATATGGATATTATATAATTCAATCATTATTAATATTTTATTTGATAGATAAATTTCAGATATCTCAAAGTTTGTCAGTATCTTTAGTAGGTACAACTCTCGCAATGGTCTATATATCAGCTATTTTAGGTGAATTTATAGCTGAAAAATATTTAGGTTACTATCGAGCAGGATTACTTGGATCATTCTTTATGGTTGGAGGATTCTTTATTTTAGCTGTTTCAAGTAGTCAGACAATTTTATATTTAGGGCTTAGCTTTATTTCTGTAAGTACAGGGCTTATAAAGTCCAATATGTCTGCTTTTATTGGCAGGTTTTATGATAAATCGACCCTGAATGATTCAAAAAGAGATTTTGGTTTTAATATTTTTTATATGGGAATAAATCTTGGTAGCTTTGGAGCTCTATTTATAGCTAGCTGGTTAAAAGATAATTATGGATTTGGGGCCCCTTTTTACAGCAGTATGGCAGTTAGCATTTTTATGTTATGTCTACTTCTCTTAGGGTTTAAATTTTTAGGTAAGCATATTATAGACTTTAAGCTTAATATCTCTATTGTTATGAAAGTAACCGTTTTTTTAGTTGGATATATAATGATTTTATTTTATATTTTTAAACAGCCATTAATCGCTAACTTTTCTATAATCATAGCATTAGTAGCTTCTATAGCAATACTAATAATATCAGTGAAGCATTCTAATCTTAAAAAGGTAGTAGTAGCTGGTATATTTTTTCTACTATCAATAATCTACTGGGGATTGTACTTTCAAATATTTATTAGTGTACTATTATTTACACAATATGCAGTTGATAACTCTTTATTAAATCCTAGTCAGTTTTTAAGTGTTGAATCTTTGAGCGTATTAGTTTTTGCCAGTATTTTAGGAAAGTTTTGGATATCCTTAGATAAAAAAGGTAAGAAGGTTGAAGATGTTGATAAATTTAATATAGCATTTGTTTTTATTGTCGTGACATTCTTGATAGTACTAGTTTCAATACTAGCTTCATCACAAGGTGCCAAGGTCGCTGCATACGGAATTATACTTGGTTATATTGTTTTAGGTATTTCAGAGCTATCTTTATCAGCCATTGGTTTGTCAATGATTACAAAAATAACACCCAAAGGCTTTGTAGCTTTATATATGGGGATATGGCTTGTTACTCTAGGTGTGGGTGGTAAACTAGGAGGCTTTATAGCTAGCTTCTTTTATATTCCTGAAAATAATTTGACTTTAGCTAAAGCGAATATGTGTGATGGTTTAGATACTTTTATCGTTCTAGCTGTACTAACAAGTCTTTCGATTTTATTATTAAGAAAATTTGTTAATAAAAATGTGTAA
- the pyrE gene encoding orotate phosphoribosyltransferase has protein sequence MFIEFALKSEVLKFGEFTLKSGRISPYFFNAGLFNSGNQLATLANYYAKKITQSNIKYDVLFGPAYKGIPLVAAISTVLALKYNIDIPYAFDRKEAKAHGEGGIFVGTDMTDKKILLVDDVMTAGTAFHESYNKLKTINAEIAGVVLSIDRQEKAKDSDISATKKISQDFNIPVLAVTNFESIFEYVKENLNEEMINKFKNYRKKHGS, from the coding sequence ATGTTTATTGAGTTTGCACTTAAAAGTGAAGTTCTTAAGTTTGGAGAGTTTACGCTAAAATCAGGGCGAATAAGTCCTTATTTTTTTAATGCAGGGCTATTTAACTCTGGTAATCAACTTGCAACATTAGCTAATTATTATGCTAAGAAAATAACTCAAAGTAATATCAAATATGATGTTTTATTTGGTCCTGCATATAAAGGAATTCCTTTAGTAGCAGCTATTTCAACAGTTTTAGCTCTTAAATATAATATAGATATTCCTTATGCTTTTGACCGTAAAGAGGCTAAAGCTCATGGTGAAGGAGGTATTTTTGTTGGTACTGATATGACAGATAAAAAAATCTTATTAGTTGATGATGTAATGACAGCTGGTACAGCATTTCATGAATCATATAATAAACTTAAAACAATCAATGCTGAAATTGCAGGTGTTGTACTATCTATTGATCGTCAAGAAAAAGCTAAAGATAGTGATATTTCAGCAACGAAGAAAATATCTCAAGACTTTAATATTCCAGTTTTAGCTGTGACAAATTTTGAAAGCATATTTGAGTATGTTAAAGAAAATCTTAATGAAGAAATGATTAACAAATTTAAAAACTATCGTAAAAAGCATGGCTCATAA
- a CDS encoding UDP-2,3-diacylglucosamine diphosphatase has translation MAHKKDIYLISDLHLNANHAEMADLFKKLLDSIASAQNQLFILGDFFDYWIGDNHRDNFYHKITNWLKEASDKNLEIFFMYGNRDFLIGRKFAKQSGVKLIKDPFYINICDKKILLSHGDLFCTDDRSYQTYRKWIAYNPILRFIFRRLPLFIREYTARNVREASYVKNRKNPDVDVTTRGIEKYRKDCNIIVHGHTHKIATHIADSYTRYVLGDWFKNGNYIKISKNGKIMQVTNIINIKMSKLS, from the coding sequence ATGGCTCATAAGAAAGATATTTATCTAATTTCAGACCTACACCTAAATGCCAACCATGCAGAAATGGCAGATCTTTTCAAAAAGCTTCTAGATAGCATCGCATCTGCACAAAACCAACTTTTTATACTTGGTGACTTTTTTGATTATTGGATTGGTGATAATCATAGAGATAACTTTTATCATAAAATAACAAATTGGCTAAAAGAAGCTTCAGACAAAAATCTAGAAATATTTTTTATGTATGGTAATCGTGATTTTTTAATTGGTCGAAAGTTTGCTAAACAAAGTGGTGTTAAACTAATTAAAGATCCCTTTTACATAAATATTTGTGATAAAAAAATACTCTTGTCTCACGGAGATTTATTTTGTACAGATGATAGAAGCTATCAAACCTATAGAAAATGGATTGCATATAACCCAATTTTGAGATTTATTTTTAGAAGATTACCATTATTTATAAGAGAATATACTGCAAGAAATGTCCGTGAAGCAAGCTATGTAAAAAACCGTAAAAATCCAGATGTCGATGTTACAACTAGAGGTATAGAAAAGTATCGTAAAGATTGTAATATTATAGTTCATGGTCATACTCATAAAATAGCAACACATATTGCAGATAGCTACACTAGGTATGTATTGGGTGATTGGTTTAAAAACGGTAATTATATAAAAATCTCTAAGAATGGAAAAATAATGCAAGTTACTAATATCATTAATATAAAAATGTCAAAATTATCCTAA
- the rlmB gene encoding 23S rRNA (guanosine(2251)-2'-O)-methyltransferase RlmB yields MSSLIYGIHAVDSLVESNQAKEVIVFKKQNINPKIESIVASAEIKDINITFIDNFKELPSRIRKGANHQNIFAIEKNNFKTYSEKDIENLIPENKNAFILILDSVQDPHNFGACIRSAHSAGVDFIIVPKDNSAPINATVKKVACGAAEHTKIIVVTNLARTIEKLKGQGVWIVGLAGEADESLYDMNLSDSIAIVAGAEGSGMRQRTKASCDFLAKLPMSGEVSSLNVSVAAGIALYETVRQRISSN; encoded by the coding sequence GTGAGTAGTTTAATTTATGGTATACATGCAGTTGATAGTTTGGTCGAGTCAAACCAAGCTAAAGAGGTAATCGTATTTAAAAAGCAGAATATCAATCCTAAGATTGAAAGCATTGTTGCTAGTGCAGAAATAAAAGATATTAACATTACATTTATTGACAATTTTAAAGAATTACCTAGTCGTATTAGAAAGGGTGCTAATCATCAAAATATTTTTGCAATAGAAAAAAATAATTTTAAAACTTATTCAGAAAAAGATATCGAAAACTTAATTCCAGAGAATAAAAATGCATTTATTTTAATATTAGATAGTGTTCAAGATCCTCATAATTTTGGTGCTTGTATTCGTAGTGCTCATTCTGCAGGCGTTGATTTTATTATAGTGCCAAAAGATAACAGCGCACCAATAAATGCTACAGTTAAAAAAGTAGCTTGTGGTGCAGCTGAGCATACAAAAATAATAGTAGTTACAAATTTGGCACGAACTATTGAAAAGTTAAAGGGCCAAGGAGTGTGGATTGTTGGTTTGGCTGGTGAAGCAGATGAGAGTTTATATGATATGAATTTAAGTGATTCTATTGCTATAGTTGCTGGGGCAGAGGGAAGTGGAATGCGTCAGCGTACAAAAGCAAGTTGTGACTTTTTAGCTAAATTACCCATGTCTGGTGAAGTTTCTAGTCTAAATGTTTCTGTGGCAGCCGGTATAGCATTGTATGAGACTGTAAGACAAAGAATATCTAGCAATTAA
- a CDS encoding ATP-binding cassette domain-containing protein, translated as MQLISLKNISLNFGTHIVLDGVYLDISKGQKICLIGRNGTGKSSLLKVIEGQIISDGGEVIVHNHARVASMIQEIPSNIDGSISEVILQGLGELGEKIISYQYVLRHNPQSSDLEVLHKYIDENHGWSYLNDVEILASKLTLDSNAQFKDLSGGMKRRVILARALIKKPDLLLLDEPTNHLDIDSINWLEEFLANFSGAILFITHDRKFLNNVAKSIVELDRGNLYSFDGNYTKFLEKKEQILDAQEKANSEFDKKLAQEEAWIRQGIKARRTRNEGRVRALEQMRRERKKRREGVGKANIKVAQAENSSRKVIQANNISFEYQGSYLFKSFSTEIHKSDKIAIIGQNGCGKTTLLNCLLGVEKPSLGNVVLADNIKIAYFDQLRDQLDESLSIIDNVKEGSDFINIDGKETHVITYLQKFLFTPERLHSPITHLSGGEKNRLLLAKILSKPSNVVILDEPTNDLDIETLEILEEMLINYQGTIILVSHDREFINNVATSSIVFEHGQLNEYVGGYDDWISQQKQVEQVKTTKKIDEPKNKLAYEQRKQLRNLPNQIEKLENSIANIEVQIGELDFYQKSQQEIEKVQNYLGELNQELEGKYSLWEKLLELE; from the coding sequence ATGCAACTAATATCTTTAAAAAATATAAGTCTTAATTTTGGTACACATATAGTTCTTGATGGTGTCTATTTAGACATATCAAAAGGACAAAAAATATGTCTGATAGGCCGTAATGGTACTGGTAAATCATCTTTGTTAAAGGTGATTGAAGGGCAAATTATTTCAGATGGTGGTGAAGTTATAGTTCATAATCATGCTAGGGTTGCTAGCATGATTCAAGAAATCCCTAGTAATATCGATGGAAGTATTTCTGAAGTTATACTTCAAGGTTTGGGAGAACTCGGGGAAAAAATAATATCATATCAATATGTTCTAAGGCATAATCCCCAGTCATCTGATTTAGAAGTTTTGCATAAATATATAGATGAAAATCATGGTTGGAGTTATCTTAATGATGTTGAAATTTTAGCATCAAAACTTACTCTTGATTCAAATGCTCAGTTTAAAGATCTATCAGGTGGAATGAAAAGAAGAGTGATTCTTGCCAGAGCATTAATAAAGAAACCTGATTTACTACTTCTAGATGAACCTACAAACCATCTTGATATAGATTCTATTAATTGGTTAGAGGAGTTTTTAGCTAATTTTAGTGGAGCTATACTTTTTATAACGCATGATAGAAAATTTCTAAATAATGTTGCAAAGAGTATTGTTGAATTAGATAGAGGAAATTTATATTCTTTTGATGGAAACTATACTAAGTTTTTGGAGAAGAAAGAGCAAATCTTAGATGCACAGGAAAAGGCTAATAGCGAATTTGACAAAAAATTAGCTCAAGAAGAGGCATGGATACGCCAAGGCATAAAAGCTCGTCGAACTAGAAATGAGGGGCGAGTTAGAGCCCTAGAACAAATGAGGCGTGAACGTAAAAAAAGGCGTGAAGGAGTTGGAAAAGCAAATATTAAAGTTGCACAAGCTGAAAACTCGTCTAGAAAAGTTATCCAAGCAAACAACATTAGTTTTGAGTACCAAGGAAGCTATCTTTTTAAAAGCTTTTCTACAGAGATTCATAAGTCAGATAAAATCGCGATAATTGGTCAAAATGGCTGTGGAAAAACGACTTTACTAAATTGTTTACTTGGCGTTGAAAAGCCTTCTTTGGGTAATGTTGTATTAGCGGATAATATTAAAATAGCATATTTTGATCAGCTTAGAGATCAATTAGATGAAAGCTTAAGTATAATTGATAATGTTAAAGAAGGTTCTGACTTTATTAATATAGATGGTAAGGAGACTCATGTAATAACATATCTTCAGAAGTTTTTATTTACCCCTGAAAGATTACACTCTCCGATAACGCATTTATCAGGAGGAGAGAAAAATCGTTTACTATTAGCTAAAATTTTATCTAAACCGAGTAATGTTGTAATTCTTGATGAACCCACGAATGATTTAGATATTGAAACTTTAGAAATTCTTGAAGAGATGTTAATAAATTATCAAGGTACTATAATCTTAGTTAGTCATGATCGAGAGTTTATAAATAATGTTGCAACAAGCTCGATTGTATTTGAGCATGGGCAATTGAATGAGTATGTTGGTGGCTATGATGATTGGATATCTCAACAAAAGCAAGTTGAGCAAGTCAAAACTACTAAAAAGATTGATGAGCCAAAAAATAAACTTGCTTATGAGCAGCGTAAGCAGTTAAGAAACTTACCTAATCAAATAGAAAAATTAGAAAATAGTATTGCTAATATAGAAGTACAAATTGGTGAGCTAGATTTTTATCAAAAATCTCAACAAGAGATAGAAAAAGTTCAAAATTATTTAGGTGAACTGAATCAAGAATTAGAGGGAAAATATTCACTTTGGGAAAAGCTTTTGGAATTAGAATAA